A region from the Chlorocebus sabaeus isolate Y175 chromosome 27, mChlSab1.0.hap1, whole genome shotgun sequence genome encodes:
- the LOC103246525 gene encoding uncharacterized protein isoform X2: MLENYRNLVSLGVAISNPDLVTCLEQRKEPYNVKIRKIVARSPAVCSHFTQDRWPVQGIEDSFHNLILRRYEKCGHENLQLRKGCKSLNDCKLQKGGYNEFNECLSTTQSKIFQCKANVKVVSKFSKSNKRKTRHTGEKQFKCKECGKSFPKFSHLTQHKVIHAGEKPYTCEECGKAFKWSLIFNEHKRIHTGEKPFTCEECGSIFTTSSHFAKHKIIHTGEKPYKCEECGKAFNRFTTLTKHKRVHAGEKPITCEECRKIFTSSSNFAKHKRIHTGEKPYKCEECGKAFNRSTTLTKHKRIHTGEKPYTCEECGKSFRQSSKLNEHKKVHTGEKPYKCDECGKAFGRSRVLNEHKKIHTGEKPYKCEECGKAFRRSTDRSQHKKIHSTAKPYKCKECDKAFKQFSLLSQHKKIHTVDKPYKCKDCDRAFKRFSHLNKHKKIHT, from the coding sequence cTGTGTGTTCTCATTTCACCCAAGACCGTTGGCCCGTGCAGGGCATAGAAGATTCATTCCACAATCTTATACTGAGAAGATATGAGAAATGTGGACATGAAAATTTACAATTAAGAAAAGGCTGTAAAAGTTTGAATGACTGTAAGTTGCAGAAAGGAGGTTATAATGAATTTAATGAATGCTTGTCAACTACCCAGAGCAAAATATTTCAGTGTAAAGCAAACGTCAAAGTTGTTAGTaaattttcaaaatcaaacaAACGTAAGACAAgacatactggagagaaacaatttaaatgtaaagaatgtggcaaatcTTTTCCTAAGTTTTCACACCTAACTCAACATAAGGTAATTCatgctggagagaaaccctacacatgtgaagaatgtggcaaagcctttaaatggtctttaatatttaatgaacataagagaattcatactggagagaaaccttttacttgtgaagaatgtggcagCATCTTTACCACATCCTCACACTTTGCTAAgcataaaataattcatactggagagaaaccctataaatgtgaagaatgtggcaaagcctttaataGGTTCACAACCCTTACTAAACATAAGAGAGTTCATGCTGGAGAGAAACCCATCACGTGTGAAGAATGTAGGAAAATCTTTACCTCATCTTCAAACTTTGCcaaacataagagaattcatactggagagaaaccctacaaatgtgaagaatgtggcaaagcctttaataGGTCCACAACCCTTactaaacataagagaattcatactggagagaaaccctacacatgtgaagaatgtggcaaatcCTTTAGACAGTCCTCAAAACTGAATGAACATAAGAaagttcatactggagagaagccctacaaatgtgatgaatgtggcaaagcctttggACGGTCTAGGGTCCtaaatgaacataaaaaaattcatactggagagaaaccctacaaatgtgaagaatgtggcaaagcctttagacGGTCCACAGATCGGAGtcaacataagaaaattcatagcACAGCTAAACCCTACAAATGCAAGGAATGTGACAAAGCCTTTAAACAGTTCTCACTCCTGAGtcaacataagaaaattcatactgtagataaaccctacaaatgtaaagaTTGTGACAGAGCCTTTAAACGGTTCTCACACCtgaataaacataagaaaattcatacctGA